gtatatatatatatatatatatatatatatatatatatatatatatatatatatatatatatatatatatatatattgagtcaTAATGTACAATTGACTATATTCAATTATAAAAATGTTTGCTTTAAAAAAAATTCATTAACATAATATCAACATATCGATTGCTCCCAAATATAAATAAACATTTTAACAACTAAAGAGCCTttttctttatgtttatgttttttaGTATGGCGTTAGTTCTCGTTTTTTTTTCTTTATGTGTATTTCATGACATTAGTTGTCGCTTTTTTAAGTAAGTTATATTATACGTTAGGACATAAGGGCCTTTTTTTTCACTTCATTCGGAGTACTTAAATCTTCGGGACCAGCCCTGATTTCGACATACATAGTCTTGTTTTGTCTTGTTTATAACAGGATCTTACATTCGAAAGTTGTAAGCAATCTATGTAACTCCAAAATATGAAATATCATGATCCCTTTAAAAATGAATAAGCTATTTAAACATTGTAATAAAATAACAGGACACTGAATCTGTATTTATTGAATAACATAGATCATCTTCTATTACTTTAACACTTCTTTTGAGCATATATGCATGCCTGTCATAGAAGTTCTTATTTTCAGCATGTTTTTTCAAATCTAGATACACAATACTTCACACAATTTACTAGTCTATTTTAACATCAAACTGTATACATATCTGTAAATAGTCGTGGCTTAGCAATGGCTACGAGTGGCACTTTTAAGGAAAGGTCATCATGACTTTCCACAAGCTCAATCATCCCTGAACTATTATTAGGAACCGCCCATGTGAACCCTTGAAGCAATCTAGCTAGCAACATTATAGTGATGGTCGAACCCAACACGACTCCAGGACAACCACGTTTACCAGTACTAAATGAAAGAATCCTCAGTGAATTATCCGAAAGATTCACAACTTGGTTTCCATAGTCCCCAGTTAAATGACGTTCCGGATCAAACTCCATTGGGTTTGTCCATACGTCTTGATTGCGTCCTAGGCCAAGTCGACTAAGCAACACATGACTACCCTTAGGTATGAAGTAACCGGAAATGGTAGTGTCCGTTATAGCAACATGGGGTGGATTGAAAGGAACAAAAGGATGCAACCTAAAGGATTCTTTGACACACGCTTTTATGTAGTTTAGTTGGGGTATGTCCCGCTCTTCAACCAGTCGCTCACCGCCTACCACGTTGTCCAGCTCTTCGACGGCTCTTTTTAGTATCTCGGGTTTATTGAGCATCTCTGCCATCACCCATTCTACCGCATTAGAGGGATTATCAATCGTTGCAAGCATTAGATCCTGGATTTAAGAAAAACATAAATACAACAGTCGGTAAGTAAGTGCATGTGTAAATTCAAAAAAATGTAAACACTTCATATAGTTTGTAGAAATTTAATACACCTCGAGTCCCAACACTATAAGAAAAATAAGCTTTAGTGACAAAAATAGTTGGCCACTTCTTATCATTATATATCGGTCACAAAATATTATTAGATAGCAAAATACTAAAGTTGGTTACTATAGTGACAATTTTTTTGGTCACTAATATCGTATAATGACCAAAATTCGTTAACGacttttttaatggtaactaaatagTACAGTATTATTAGTGATCAAATAAAAAGTCCTCACGaaaaggttgtcataaataaccattttTCTTGTAGTACAAATTAATAGTCCTGCTTTGACTTTATTTCTTTATCTTTACTTTAAATAattgtttgtgttatataatacttgataaaaaaatatatgaataaattaagttttatatatgatttcattttatatataacttttatcaagtattatataacacaaaagAAGTTACTTCGTATTTAAAATCAAATTTAAGAAAATAAAGTTATGACTATTAATTTGGAACGGAGAGAGCCAGTAGTTTATTGGAGTAACAGCAAATATAATATAATGTACGCTTAGGATTTGTAATTCTTACTATAATCTGGGCTTTGATCTCTTCGGTAGTAAGCTTAGGATTATCATGTTTCACAAGAACATCAAGCAAATCATTTTCTACATTTCGAACACCATTGTTCCACATTTGGATGCGTTCATCAACCAAATGATCTTGAAACTTTCGAACATCACGAACGGCAGCCCTTATAATCTTTTCGTGCCCATCTAAATCGATCTTTCCTCTCAACCATGGAAAGTAATCAGAGATGCTGAATCCATAAAGATATTTAAGGATGGTCATAATAGATTCGACATGTTCATTTTCCTCCTTACCCGGCCCTCCATCTTCTAATCCTTTACCAAAGAATCTTGTTCCAAAAATCATATTCCTGATTATGTTTCCACAATAATGTTGACTCACCATTCGAATATTTATTAATCCATCTCGATTAGTTAAGGTACTATCTTTCGACCGTATTTGATTGTATATGTACCTAAGCAAGTAAACATTCAATGGTTAGATTGCACTTCTCGCGCAACTTAAAATGTATAAAAATCATGCGGattcagaaaagaaaaaaaaagttatgAGGCCTAAAAAATTCTAAAAAATTTTAAAGTTAAAATACTTGCATAAAACATCGATCATCAAAACGTTAGAATCAATATAATAGCTTAAGACGGGGGATATTATACTGTTTATAATTATAATGTTTGCACAAAATAATAGATAACAACTTCACATTTTTAGTTACACTAAACTTTATATCGAAGTAGATTTTAAAAATTTTGATCGTCGAGATAACTGACCCTGGCTCCCTGTCAGCTATATGTTGAATCCGCCCGTGCATGTAatcaacctttttttttttttttttttttactaattcttgttatttattatttacatattacCCATATATTTTAAAACCTAAAAGTGGGTTACATATGCCCTATTAAGACTACTCACAACTATAACATTCTTCCTAACTCACTCCCACATCAACTTTCTCTCGAGACATCCTCACCACTTCCTCTCATCACATTTCCATTAACAAAACCCTACCAACCATATACCCCATAAAAATTAATCAAATAAATTAAAGTACAAGTGTTTATGGGGTGGGGTCAAGTTAACAATGCGCAAATAAATGAAGAGAGAGAAAGTTTTCATGCCGAATTATGCTATTTTAAGAAAACTTTGAGGTCGAAATGGGTGAGGGCTACTGAGGGCTAAAGGAATGCCAACGTCGCCCTGTGAATTTTGGTTTGAGGATAGGTGAGGGCTTATACCGTTAGGAGTGGTCTAAGTACACTTTCATCTTTTGGAAAACTGTACTCCTCCGTCTCATACCTACTGTTCAGTATTCTTTTTTGAGATGTTTCGAATTTACTGTCAACTTCCATAATCCATCCATAAACAGATAAAAGAAAGATATAAATTTCATTTATACCcttaatgtatgtatgtatgtatgtatgacaaAGATATAGGTAAAAAATAATTGATAAAACTATAAAATGTAAGAAAGTACAATGATAATATttctaaaattatatatttttatctgTGGACAATTAATATGGAAGGGTGTATATACCTAAGCAAGTGATTTGCTTCTTCATCTCGTTTGGATTGTAGCCATTTGTGTATTGGTGACGAGAGGATACTTTGATTAAGAATTCTTCTCATCTTCCTCCATTGATCCCCATAAGGGGACATAATCGTTGCGCGATACCCATCACTTGTCAAACAAGCCGACAACATTTCAGGTCTTGAAGCAAAGTTTGTGTCTTGCTTTTTAAGGAACTCGCATGCAATATTTGGGGAGGAGACTACAATCACATTAGTTGATGGTCCTAGTCTGATACAAAGGATGTGGGTATTGAACTGGTCCATGAGCTTATGGATCCACTTGAAAATTGGCTGGTTTAGGAACATTTGAATGCTGCAACCGAAAAATGGTAAAGGAGTTGGACCAGGTGGTAATGGAGGGCGTAGCTTACTTGAATGTTTCCTTTTATAAAGACGTGTTAAGAATGTGA
This window of the Rutidosis leptorrhynchoides isolate AG116_Rl617_1_P2 chromosome 7, CSIRO_AGI_Rlap_v1, whole genome shotgun sequence genome carries:
- the LOC139860001 gene encoding isoleucine N-monooxygenase 1-like encodes the protein MSTNLKMISLEAIISITIILTFLTRLYKRKHSSKLRPPLPPGPTPLPFFGCSIQMFLNQPIFKWIHKLMDQFNTHILCIRLGPSTNVIVVSSPNIACEFLKKQDTNFASRPEMLSACLTSDGYRATIMSPYGDQWRKMRRILNQSILSSPIHKWLQSKRDEEANHLLRYIYNQIRSKDSTLTNRDGLINIRMVSQHYCGNIIRNMIFGTRFFGKGLEDGGPGKEENEHVESIMTILKYLYGFSISDYFPWLRGKIDLDGHEKIIRAAVRDVRKFQDHLVDERIQMWNNGVRNVENDLLDVLVKHDNPKLTTEEIKAQIIDLMLATIDNPSNAVEWVMAEMLNKPEILKRAVEELDNVVGGERLVEERDIPQLNYIKACVKESFRLHPFVPFNPPHVAITDTTISGYFIPKGSHVLLSRLGLGRNQDVWTNPMEFDPERHLTGDYGNQVVNLSDNSLRILSFSTGKRGCPGVVLGSTITIMLLARLLQGFTWAVPNNSSGMIELVESHDDLSLKVPLVAIAKPRLFTDMYTV